A stretch of DNA from Acanthopagrus latus isolate v.2019 chromosome 7, fAcaLat1.1, whole genome shotgun sequence:
caaatcaggaggaaaacaacGTTGTAAAAACTAGATTACTCTTTGAGATAAGTAATTAATTACATCAATAACATGATACAAAAATGATACCAAATCTGCAATGgcacttaaaggaacagttcacccaaaaagaaACATCCAGTCCTTATCTACTCACTCATctactgaaaacaaacacacaaacaaaaacataaaatggctccctACAGCCATAATTCAAGCATCTGGAATTCCCGAGGTCCCAAATAGCTGCTAAGCTAATGTATTTAGCTGagaagctgcagtgaagatttccACTTTTACAGGGTTTAAATTAATTACATCCTTTTAAATCATGTGGCTTTATGTTTTCTtccgttttaaaacaagtcccaatGTACTGCAGTTGTTTAGGGGAATGCTGCAActatgttttgctgtgaagctccagaaatgttttgttcactACAAAACTTGAcgttccatcagcatgggggtgagtagataatgactgattttttttcttttttgtgggaACTGTTCCTTAAAAGCAGACATGATGTTTAACTGTGATAGATTACCTAAATCGACTTGTCACTTTATTAGTCTGTTTATTGGCATTTCCAAAACGGAAAAGTacagagtaaaaataaatgatcacaAAGATAGTGTGGAGTTAACATGCATAGatgcagaacaacaaaaacaacacagtcacaGGAATAGTTCAACTTGCAACTTTATTCCCATACAATTAATTTAAATCAATAGCTGTCTGCGCAACaagcaaaacaactgaaaatgctCAAAGAAGTGGTCACCATTAATCTAAAGTAGATGAATTATAGCGATCAGGCTCTGCATTTGTCACTCTTTACATCCTGTCCTGGTAATCATTGGATCACTTACTAATCACTTATGTTCAATGACGGTATTATGCAACTGCAGTTGAGTACACCTGACAGAAGTGATCAGTTTGCTCTCTTTTCTCACCCTCCTGTCATTCTTCCACCACTGTCCTTCCAACCCACTTTCATTCACCTCTCTTAAGCCTACCGACGCACAAAGCGATGCCCGCTCTTTCCTGACTGAGGAGATGATTTCAGGTAAGTCCTTCATACGTGGATAAGTTACTTGATTACACCCTGTAAGAGTCCTCCATTGATTTGCATCTGACCTGGATTTCTCTTAAATCTTGTCTGccacatttctgctttttcaagTCTTAGCTATTTCTGTTTCTCATCCAGAGTTCAAGGCCGCCTTCGACATGTTTGACACCGATGGCGGCGGTGACATCAGCACCAAGGAGTTGGGTACCGTGATGAGGATGCTGGGCCAGAACCCATCAAGAGAGGAGCTGGATGCCATCATtgaggaggtggatgaggaTGGTGAGATCATTGTGTAGTCAACATatagaaagaggaaaaacagaataatgtcACCTCACACTTTGTTCCTGCCCTCTTGCTCCTCACTTATCCCCCTTCCCCTCTACTCAGGCAGTGGTACCATCGACTTTGAGGAGTTCTTGGTCATGATGGTGCAACAGTTAAAGGAGGATCAGGCTGGAAAGAGTGAAGAAGAGCTTTCAGAATGCTTCCGTATTTTTGACAAGTATGGCACCTTAAGAGaaagacatacaaacacaatatgTAACTGCAGAggagtttcatgttgtgctATGGCTAAATTGAAAAGTATATAGAGTATTTTAAGTTTGGTAGGCAACAAAGCAACTTAATATTATGTGATATTACACACTAAGTCTGTACTTGCAAGGCATTGGATATTTTATCATACATCCAAATGAGCTACATTAGAACATAATTGTTattgacaggaaaaacaaaaatgcatttttattgtatGTTAAAGCAACATTCCTCAGATTAGCCTATTTTTGAATTTCTCTGGGCTTGCTGTAGAACAATCTGAAGAAATATTGTTAATTAGTCCAAAAAgtatgttttatcattttaccGTATATGTAGTCTTTGGGCACCTGGGGCTAccgttttttttctgaaatggtgGAAAATGCTTAATAGAATAAGGAATAAAGATAAAGGGATCATTTCCAGCACACATGTGTATTCTATATAGATAAAAGTTGAACAGAACCATCATTACTGTCACTACAGATAAAGAAATCATATGCTTGAGATGCAgttctaaaaacattttttaataatattcTGAATTTTTTCAAAACGCATCCTTGAACACATTCTtgaatacatttccaggaaaatTCTAACTTGCAACTACATAGCTTTTTGCAGATCAtgctttaataaaatgttttttttatatcactaGCCACCATGAATTGCTAAATTACTTATTGTAAAAATTGCTAAAGAAATACACCTTCATGTCAAGAGTAAATATTTCAGGATGAAACAAAAAGGGAACCAAACGCAGCTCACAAGCAGGCAGGtaacagaacaaaaagcaagTTTTATTAAATGAAGTAgagcaaaagaaacacataaaagtacaaaccaaacaaGCCCCTGAATCATAGGCAGGAACAGGAAGGACACAGGAGACACAGGGCCGAGACGAATGATGAAACAGAACTTGTGTAGGAAAACAGACCAAGGACGGAACTGAGAAGCAAAACATgatatcatttcaaaataaaacaggaaataacttcTCTGTGCGTGAGTGAGTTTGTCCtagtgaaagagaaagatggcCTTATTGATTGTTGAATTGGTGAGAATGTAAAtggttaaaacattttcataagtTGGATAGGAACTAGTTGAAAGCATGATCAGCAGAAGTTAAGCAGAAACTAGTTGGAAGCTTCTTGGAAATGTATTAGAGTTGGTCCCAGTTATTTATTAAATGCTTAGGATACAATAGCtgaatatttttgttaaatcatGTTGGATAACTCGTTAGGTGGTTAACATAGTAACATGGGGATAATTCAAGACAGGCCTGTACAGTGACATTTAACCGGTGTTTATTTGATTAAGGAATCTTGTTGCACTGTTTTCTTCTGCAATAGTTTAATGAAACCCAACTGGGGAACGGGTGCCATCTTATCTTTTCTAATTATTAAGAATTGCATGAGAGTAGTAGATGGAAACAAGcattcatttgtattttccctttttttttccccaccgtATAAATCTAATACTGCATTTTATCCACAGGAATGGAGATGGCTTCGTTGACCGTGAGGAGTTTGGAGATATCCTTCATATGACGGGAGAAAACGTCACAGAGGAAGATATTGATGAGATGTTCGGAGaatcagacacaaacaaagatgGCAAAATTGATTTTGATGGTAAGATGAGGCTACATGTAGAGGGAGGATTTTCTTCAGTCCTCTGGACTACACAGTGTCTTCCATAATGTCTGTTGAATTATCAGGGGCGAAGAACCACAGACTCAACTTCCAGattagaaacatttttcagtggTTCATCTTCATATATTGAGCAGCAAGATACAGTAAAATGCATGTCTGGTTTGATCTTTAGAGGCGTTGTCTGTAATGGACTCTCATGTGTAAAGGAATAGTTCGACATTTTTGGtaatacttattttattttagagtAAGATAGAACTCTCAAAACTGCCCATCCAAACTGAAGCTGGAGCCAGCTGCCGGTTAGGTTAACTGACCATAGGGGCTGGAAACAGCAGGAAATAGCAAGCCTGGCTGTTCCTgcacacagggagaaaaaagacGGCATGGAACCCTCTTGTTAATAAGCAAATTTTTACACTTTggcttaaacaaacaaactataatgtgttcatttgtgagCTTGAGAGGTGCCTTCAGGGCAGCTGCATGCTCCAGccttaaaatcaaaagtcaGATATAGGAGTGTTATCAAGCTATCCTTATTTTGGTTTACATTCCAAGAAGCTCATGTCTATAGTGCGTTATAACGCATTATGAACATACTTACAGTATGATGTGCCTATAGCGCTTTTTAATCATTGCTGTTAGAACTCATGAATACTGAcaatgatttataaaaaaaagaatcataacTTATTTAACAGCAATGTCTATAGTGCATTAACAACATACCTAGAATGGATTATAATGAACCTATATCACCACATCATCATAGTAATAAGCACTCGTTAATATTTAGAATGCTTCACAACAACAGTCATAACTTTTATTACACAGATATCTATTATGCATTAAAAACATACTTATATTGTGTTATAATGTGCCTATATTGCCATATAATCATAGTTATTAGCAAAGATCAATACTGGTAGTGCTTtataacaataatcataactcATTGTGATGCTGAAGTCTATTATACATTATGTGCTTATAATGCATCTTAATATGCTTATATCACTGTGTCATCATAGTTTTAAGCACTCATGACTGTGAATAATGCTTCACAACTATAATCACAACTCATTATGACACAGATAACTATAATGCATCTCAAATGTACTTATGGTATAATGCGCCTATATCACTGTATTATCATAGTTATGAGCACTCATGAATATTCACAATACATTATGAAGCAGATATGTATAATGCATTATAGGCATACTTACAATGCATTCTAGTGTGTCTATAGTTATAAGcaatcatatatacatatattcagAATGCAGTAAAAGAATAAtcataaaacattataaaacacaattGCTGGTCACTCACTATGTTTGCAAGATCATAGTATATTCAAATTCTCATAGTTGTAACATATTATGATCATTTTATAGCATATTAGAATCACTATTGTAATGTGTGATATAGTGATTATAAGTCACTGTCTGTGAG
This window harbors:
- the LOC119022157 gene encoding troponin C, skeletal muscle-like isoform X1 — encoded protein: MVICCGFFLVTNVLIVSHFGQRCLLNALSVNPTDAQSDARSFLTEEMISEFKAAFDMFDTDGGGDISTKELGTVMRMLGQNPSREELDAIIEEVDEDGSGTIDFEEFLVMMVQQLKEDQAGKSEEELSECFRIFDKNGDGFVDREEFGDILHMTGENVTEEDIDEMFGESDTNKDGKIDFDEFLKMMENVQ
- the LOC119022157 gene encoding troponin C, skeletal muscle-like isoform X2; translation: MPTDAQSDARSFLTEEMISEFKAAFDMFDTDGGGDISTKELGTVMRMLGQNPSREELDAIIEEVDEDGSGTIDFEEFLVMMVQQLKEDQAGKSEEELSECFRIFDKNGDGFVDREEFGDILHMTGENVTEEDIDEMFGESDTNKDGKIDFDEFLKMMENVQ
- the LOC119022157 gene encoding troponin C, skeletal muscle-like isoform X3 gives rise to the protein MISEFKAAFDMFDTDGGGDISTKELGTVMRMLGQNPSREELDAIIEEVDEDGSGTIDFEEFLVMMVQQLKEDQAGKSEEELSECFRIFDKNGDGFVDREEFGDILHMTGENVTEEDIDEMFGESDTNKDGKIDFDEFLKMMENVQ